aattgtattttttttctttttatcaatctAGATTTTGTTTATCCAATTTGGATCAACAAACAAATGGTGAAAACGTATCATCGGCATTTGGCACACACAATAAACAGTCATTTTCATGTCTATCTGAGACCGGTTGAGTCATgatatatattaaagctacaaaGAGTTTGAATGATTAAATAATTTTTCGTTTCAAGTAATTTCTAAACATAAAGTTTTAGTCACTAAAAATGGTATGCAACAGATTTTTATTCTAAGTTTGAgcctcttttaattttttttgcccttggaataattttttcaatatgggacgacatcaaaagatcaatgaagTATAGCAAACTTATGTCAAATAACTTGGGGAATGATAAAATGGCTgctatttttgtttctttgactTCGATTTAACAtgtatccctattggtcaatcatttttcccaaattaagttaagggagttggggaaggggggggggaATCAGtggaaaaactatgtgaatttttatcctacattgaacttttgatttcgTCCCTGAGAGAAGTTGAATAGAAGTAATTTGAAGAAATAATAtcacagccgatttcattgagtgtgtaacagtggcggatccaggggctaGGGCGGGGGGTCTGGGGGTTTGAatcccctttttagctcacctggcccgaagggccaagtgagctattcccatcactttgcgtccggcgtccgtcgtcgtcgtcgtccgtcgtccgtcgtcgtccgtcgtcgttaacttttacaaaaatcttctcctctgaaactactgggccaaatcaaaccaaacttggccacaatcatcattggggtatctagtttaaaaaatgtgtggcgtgacccggtcaaccaaccaagatggccgccacggctaaaaatagaacataggggtaaaatgcagtttttggtttataactcaaaaaccaaagcatttagagcaaatctgacatggggtaaaaatgtttatcaggtcaagatctatctgccctgaaattttcagatgaatcggtcaatcggttgttgggttgctgcccctgaattggtaattttgaggaaattttgctgtttttggttattatcttgaatattattatagatagaggtaaactgtaaacagcaataatgttcagcaaagtaagatctacaaataagtcaacatgaccaaaatggtcagttgacccgtttaggagttattgccctttatagtcaatttttaaccatttttcgttaattaaagtaatcttttacaaaaatcttctcctctgaaactactgggccaaattaatccaaacttggccacaatcatctttggggtatctagtttaaaaaatgtgtggcatgacctggtcaaccaaccaagatggccgccacggctaaaaatagaacaaaggggtaaaatgcagtttttggcttataactcaaaaaccaaagcattttgaggaaatcaaAGTTGCATTATATGTATGAAAACGCATTTAAAAGAGACAAACCGACGAGCAATATTTAATTCTGGATTACGGAACTATGTAGagtcaattttaaaaagacaTGTGTACGAACATGACGCAATTTGCTTAAAATGTAGAACAAGAATTCAACGAGAAATTCAGGCTAACAAATTAGTTAACAATGTGACTgttgcagaaaaaaataaaagcaatgaaaaaaaacaagcaaGCTCTGGAGGCGTCCTTAGTCCAAAAACCATACAACTTCCAATATGTTCTACCACAAAATCACACCGTATGTGTATTGTTTGTAAGAAGCAGAATTCAAATAGGCATAAACTTATTGTTGTTCCCAATGAAGCCAAGACACAAACATTTATAGACAAGGGCATCTTTATTTCCACGAACAGTAGGTGTTGTTCTGATCACCTTGTTGGTAAATACTTCAAGCAAGAGGCTCTGAAAGCATTAAAGCATACTTCTTCGTCGACATTCTTCAACCGTACGGATGTAAACAACTTGTTGGATAGAACCAGGTCAATGCTAAAAGATGTTGGAAAACTTAATTTCGATGTCCAGATAGCTATGTCAGATGACGATTTTGTTAATCTCACTGGACTCACCAAACAACAGTTTGACGTTGTCGCCACACATGTTACAGACTTAAGAAACTCTGAAGTACGCTCAATAAGAACATGTCTTGCTATTCTCCTTGTAAAATTATGCACTGGATTATCGAACACAATCTTGGGAACTCTTTTCAGCCTTAAGTCCTACAATATACGGCGAGCCGTACACTCAGCTCGAGAATCtctaattaaaaattttgttCCATCATTTTTAGGATTCAACCATATGAGTCATTCCGTTTTTGCCCAGAGTCATACAACTCCAACTGCCAAAACATTGTTTACAGGAAACAATGAAGACACAGCTGTTCTGATCCTAGATGGGACATACATATACATACAGAAAAGTTCATACCACAAGTTCCAGAAGAAAACCTACAGTATGCACAAAAATCGACCTTTAGTCAAGCCCATGATTATAGTTGGATCTGATGGCTACATTTTGAGTGTCTTGGGGCCATATTATGCCAATGGCCACAACAACGATGCCTCAATTACCAAGCATTTATTTAAAACCAATGCTGAAGATATAAAGAAATGGATAAAGGACGATGACGTATTAGTAGTCGACAGAGGTTTCAGAGATGCTCAAACTTTCCTTGAGAGTTTGAACTTAAAAGTAGAGATGCCTTGTTTCATcaaaaagggacaaaaacaaCACACTACCGAGGAGGCAAATTCTTCACGACTTATAACAAAAGTTCGGTGGGTAGTTGAAAGCGCCAATGGACGCATTAAACAGTGGCGCTTTCTCGACAAAGTCGTTTCAAACCACTTCGTTCCCTATATTGGAGATTTTGTCAGAATTGTTTCTGCATTTATTAATTGCTTCCGGGCTCCACTGATTAATGATTTTTGCAATGAAGAGATCGGCCAAACTATGCTGGATAAAGCACAGCTTGGTAACCAGGTACAGAAGTATGTCGAGGACAATAATTTAATTCGCAAAAAGGCTATTTATTCTGAAGTAAATGGCACGGAAAACGTTTTAGATTTTCCTAAACTTACTCTCCAACAAATCAGAGATATTACAATGGGAGTATATCAACTGAAGCAAGCCCCAAGATATACAGAAAGCCATCTATCTGATGACAATTACATGCTCCAGACTTGCCGTGACCGTCCTAATCTATTACGAGTAAAACTAACATCCAGACATTCGTCCTCAAGAGTGTACAGCCTATGGATTGAATTTAGTGGAGATGAAGTCACTGGTTGGTATTGCACCTGTAAAGTTGGCGCCCGGGTGGTTGGTTGTTGTGCGCATATTGCATCTACAATGTGGTACCTTGGTTATAGCAGGTGGGAACTAGAGACACCAAGCACGTGTAAATATGCAGattcaattttgaatgcaaaagaTGTGCCACTTGAAACAGATTCCGATTCTGATAGTGACGGTTTCATTGAGGAGTGAATCTCTGACACTCATATTTATTGACAGACGTTAAGATGTAAATGCATAGAAAAAGTGAATTTATTTAACAGGGGTGGGGTTTTTTCATTGTTGTATTaacaaacgatttttttttcGGAGATCAGCATCCGATTAAAATTGTTCTTGTCTTGCGGAATTCTTTTAGATTTTAATGTTGGATACGTTTTTTTCTCGCTGATGGTACATACTCTACTGTTAATTATCTGCTCACTAATTAAGAATAAGAATGTGTTTGTACACATTTTTAGTCACAtgtcagatatataaaaaaagaagatgtgttatgattgccaatgaggttAGATCCACGTGAGTTTTAGTCATAGCTTAGGTATCAGTCTTTTTGCTCTTACTGAACATACTCTacattaaacaatatttaaatctaaataatgaACTACAATTATACTGAAATAGAAGATAGTTTGGTACACCTTGTCAGCAAATCTGGTTAAAGTTTTTCCTCCTTGGAGCTGATTGACGTGTGATAATCACGTGTGATGCTATGTGTCTTTA
This genomic window from Mytilus galloprovincialis chromosome 9, xbMytGall1.hap1.1, whole genome shotgun sequence contains:
- the LOC143044399 gene encoding uncharacterized protein LOC143044399, whose protein sequence is MKTHLKETNRRAIFNSGLRNYVESILKRHVYEHDAICLKCRTRIQREIQANKLVNNVTVAEKNKSNEKKQASSGGVLSPKTIQLPICSTTKSHRMCIVCKKQNSNRHKLIVVPNEAKTQTFIDKGIFISTNSRCCSDHLVGKYFKQEALKALKHTSSSTFFNRTDVNNLLDRTRSMLKDVGKLNFDVQIAMSDDDFVNLTGLTKQQFDVVATHVTDLRNSEVRSIRTCLAILLVKLCTGLSNTILGTLFSLKSYNIRRAVHSARESLIKNFVPSFLGFNHMSHSVFAQSHTTPTAKTLFTGNNEDTAVLILDGTYIYIQKSSYHKFQKKTYSMHKNRPLVKPMIIVGSDGYILSVLGPYYANGHNNDASITKHLFKTNAEDIKKWIKDDDVLVVDRGFRDAQTFLESLNLKVEMPCFIKKGQKQHTTEEANSSRLITKVRWVVESANGRIKQWRFLDKVVSNHFVPYIGDFVRIVSAFINCFRAPLINDFCNEEIGQTMLDKAQLGNQVQKYVEDNNLIRKKAIYSEVNGTENVLDFPKLTLQQIRDITMGVYQLKQAPRYTESHLSDDNYMLQTCRDRPNLLRVKLTSRHSSSRVYSLWIEFSGDEVTGWYCTCKVGARVVGCCAHIASTMWYLGYSRWELETPSTCKYADSILNAKDVPLETDSDSDSDGFIEE